Proteins from a single region of Streptomyces sp. HUAS 15-9:
- a CDS encoding penicillin-binding transpeptidase domain-containing protein, whose protein sequence is MRKGVKVTVVGGVFAALVGGAGYGAYNVLSTLSGDGAAGGSSVRTGPPTGDEVRDTTRKFFAAWEKGQAATAASYTNNAEAAGTLLTAYGEDAHITKVSITPGTATGATVPFTVRATVSYDGKSKPLDYESELTVVRGETTHRPLVDWQPSVVHPKLKQGDTLVTGDSASPAIEAVDRDGKVLTKEKYPSLGPILDELRSRYGEKAGGTPGIELAIRHQGEGAADTTLLTLAKGRAGRLPTTLSASAQAAAETAVTKYAESSVVAVKPSTGEVLAVANHRDDGFDAAFLGTLAPGSTMKIVSAATLIDNGITTATGPAPCPPTATWQSQTFSNLKGLAPDEHATLSDSFARSCNTAFVKYADEVKVDSLTKEAEQRFGLGQGNWKVGIPSFDGRVPASGGPDTAANMIGQGQVQLSPLNLASVTATAMTGTFRQPVIVARKLDDRELATARGLTAGTVQQLRSMMNRTAVSGTAAGVMRGLSGSIGAKTGSAEVDGQTRSNSWFTGYRNDVAAAAMTQDGGHGIDAAGPIVAAVLRTGG, encoded by the coding sequence ATGCGCAAGGGGGTCAAGGTCACTGTCGTGGGCGGGGTGTTCGCCGCGCTGGTGGGCGGGGCCGGGTACGGGGCGTACAACGTTCTGTCCACGCTCAGCGGGGACGGGGCAGCGGGCGGGAGCTCGGTGCGGACCGGGCCGCCCACCGGTGACGAGGTGCGGGACACCACGCGGAAGTTCTTCGCGGCCTGGGAGAAGGGGCAGGCGGCGACGGCCGCGTCGTACACGAACAACGCCGAGGCCGCGGGCACGCTGCTGACGGCCTACGGCGAGGACGCGCACATCACCAAGGTGAGCATCACGCCCGGCACGGCGACCGGCGCGACCGTGCCCTTCACGGTCCGGGCGACGGTGTCGTACGACGGGAAGTCCAAGCCGCTCGACTACGAGAGCGAGTTGACCGTGGTGCGCGGCGAGACGACGCACCGGCCGCTCGTCGACTGGCAGCCGTCCGTCGTCCATCCGAAGCTGAAGCAGGGCGACACGCTGGTCACCGGCGATTCGGCAAGCCCCGCCATCGAGGCCGTGGACCGCGACGGCAAGGTCCTGACGAAGGAGAAGTACCCGTCCCTGGGCCCCATCCTGGACGAGCTGCGCAGCCGCTACGGCGAGAAGGCGGGCGGCACACCCGGCATCGAGCTGGCCATCCGGCACCAGGGCGAGGGAGCCGCCGACACGACCCTGCTGACCCTGGCCAAGGGCAGGGCGGGCCGGCTGCCGACGACGCTCAGCGCGAGCGCGCAGGCGGCGGCCGAGACGGCGGTGACCAAGTACGCCGAGTCCTCGGTGGTGGCCGTGAAGCCCAGCACCGGTGAGGTGCTGGCGGTCGCCAACCACCGTGACGACGGGTTCGACGCGGCGTTCCTCGGCACGCTGGCGCCCGGCTCCACGATGAAGATCGTCAGCGCGGCGACGCTCATCGACAACGGGATCACGACGGCGACCGGCCCGGCGCCCTGCCCGCCGACCGCCACCTGGCAGAGCCAGACCTTCAGCAACCTCAAGGGCCTGGCCCCGGACGAGCACGCCACGCTCTCCGACAGCTTCGCCCGCTCCTGCAACACGGCGTTCGTGAAGTACGCGGACGAGGTGAAGGTCGACTCCCTCACCAAGGAGGCCGAGCAGCGCTTCGGGCTCGGGCAGGGCAACTGGAAGGTCGGCATACCCTCCTTCGACGGCCGCGTCCCCGCCTCCGGCGGCCCGGACACGGCCGCCAACATGATCGGTCAGGGCCAGGTGCAGCTGAGCCCGCTGAACCTGGCCTCGGTGACGGCGACCGCGATGACGGGCACCTTCCGGCAGCCGGTGATCGTCGCGCGGAAGCTGGACGACCGCGAGCTGGCCACGGCCCGGGGCCTCACGGCCGGCACGGTCCAGCAGCTGCGCTCGATGATGAACCGCACCGCGGTCAGCGGCACCGCGGCCGGTGTGATGCGCGGCCTGAGCGGCAGCATCGGCGCGAAGACCGGCTCCGCGGAGGTCGACGGACAGACCAGGTCCAACAGCTGGTTCACCGGATACCGCAATGACGTCGCGGCCGCGGCCATGACCCAGGACGGCGGCCACGGCATCGACGCGGCCGGGCCGATTGTCGCAGCTGTGCTACGGACGGGAGGCTGA
- the rsmI gene encoding 16S rRNA (cytidine(1402)-2'-O)-methyltransferase, translating into MTGTLVLAGTPIGDIADAPPRLAQELAGADVVAAEDTRRLRRLTQALGVTPKGRVVSYFEGNESARTPELVEELLGGARVLLVTDAGMPSVSDPGYRLVAAAVEKEIHVTAVPGPSAVLTALALSGLPVDRFCFEGFLPRKAGERLSRLREVAEERRTLVYFEAPHRLDDTLAAMTEVFGVERRAAVCRELTKTYEEVRRGPLAELAAWAAEGVRGEITVVVEGAPERGPEELGAEELVRRVRVREEAGERRKEAIAAVAAEAGLPKREVFDAVVAAKNAQAS; encoded by the coding sequence GTGACTGGAACCCTTGTTTTGGCGGGCACCCCCATCGGCGACATCGCGGACGCGCCGCCCCGGCTCGCGCAGGAGCTGGCCGGCGCGGACGTCGTCGCCGCCGAGGACACCCGGCGGCTGCGCCGGCTGACGCAGGCGCTGGGTGTGACGCCCAAGGGCCGTGTGGTGTCGTACTTCGAGGGCAACGAGTCGGCCCGCACGCCCGAGCTGGTCGAGGAGCTGCTCGGCGGGGCGCGTGTGCTCCTCGTCACGGACGCCGGCATGCCGTCGGTCTCCGACCCCGGCTACCGGCTGGTCGCCGCGGCCGTCGAGAAGGAGATCCATGTCACCGCGGTGCCCGGACCGTCCGCCGTGCTCACCGCTCTCGCGCTGTCCGGGCTGCCCGTCGACCGGTTCTGCTTCGAGGGGTTCCTGCCGCGCAAGGCGGGCGAACGGCTCTCCCGGCTGCGCGAGGTCGCCGAGGAGCGGCGCACCCTCGTCTACTTCGAGGCCCCGCACCGCCTCGACGACACCCTCGCCGCGATGACCGAGGTGTTCGGCGTCGAGCGGCGTGCCGCCGTGTGCCGGGAGCTGACCAAGACGTACGAAGAGGTACGGCGCGGACCGCTCGCCGAGCTGGCCGCCTGGGCCGCGGAGGGTGTGCGCGGCGAGATCACCGTCGTCGTCGAGGGCGCCCCCGAGCGCGGCCCCGAGGAGCTCGGCGCCGAGGAACTGGTGCGCCGGGTGCGGGTGCGCGAGGAGGCGGGCGAGCGGCGCAAGGAGGCGATCGCCGCGGTGGCCGCGGAGGCGGGGCTGCCCAAGCGGGAGGTGTTCGACGCGGTCGTCGCGGCGAAGAACGCGCAGGCGTCGTGA
- a CDS encoding penicillin-binding transpeptidase domain-containing protein yields MGKRRRVVERRNTRPAVIGGMIAAVVGGAGLGVYLLYGGAAAEGQAGATGDHKTVKTGPLSATEVRTTAERFLTAWQQGRVNLAAATTDDSAAATAQLTGYTKDARIKDVTLTAGTRTGAKVPFSVKGTVTYKGISKPLAYDSSLTVVRRARDGKPLVDWHASVVHPDLKDGDKLVTGESGTPPIKALDRDGGELTAAKYPSLGTVLDGLREKFGKTAGGKAGVELRVARGKASTADKLSDKTLVELGKGTPGTVRTTLSPALQAAAEKQVTKQKRASVVVMRPSNGEILAVANTSHGFNTAFQGSLAPGSTMKVITSSLLIDKHLASVDKEHPCPKTVKYGGWTFHNDDDFEIKGGTFKASFARSCNTAFISQAKKLGNADLTNQAQQVFGLSMNNWAIGVPTFDGSVPVQSAAQMAASLIGQGGVRMNPLNMASVASTIKAGVFHQPYLVSPSVDHRKTATAGRTLSAGTLSQLRELMRYTAAYGTAAEAMSGLGPDYGAKTGSAEVDGQKKPNGWFTAYRGDLAAAGVVQAGGHGGDTAGPIVAALLKMGS; encoded by the coding sequence GTGGGCAAGAGAAGGCGCGTCGTCGAACGACGGAACACCAGACCCGCGGTCATCGGCGGAATGATCGCCGCGGTCGTCGGCGGCGCGGGCCTCGGCGTCTATCTGCTCTACGGCGGCGCGGCGGCCGAGGGACAGGCCGGCGCCACCGGCGACCACAAGACGGTGAAGACCGGCCCGCTGTCCGCGACCGAGGTACGGACCACCGCCGAGCGCTTTCTCACGGCCTGGCAGCAGGGCAGGGTGAACCTGGCCGCGGCCACCACGGACGACTCCGCCGCCGCCACCGCCCAGCTCACCGGTTACACCAAGGACGCCCGCATCAAGGACGTCACGCTCACCGCGGGCACCCGCACCGGCGCCAAGGTCCCCTTCTCCGTCAAGGGCACGGTCACCTACAAGGGCATCAGCAAGCCCCTGGCCTACGACAGCTCGCTCACCGTCGTCCGCCGCGCCCGCGACGGGAAGCCGCTGGTCGACTGGCACGCCTCCGTCGTTCACCCCGACCTGAAGGACGGGGACAAGCTGGTCACCGGCGAGTCAGGCACCCCGCCGATCAAGGCGCTGGACCGCGACGGAGGGGAGCTGACCGCAGCGAAGTACCCCTCCCTGGGGACGGTGCTCGACGGGCTGCGCGAGAAGTTCGGCAAGACCGCGGGCGGCAAGGCGGGCGTCGAGCTGCGCGTGGCGCGCGGCAAGGCGTCCACGGCGGACAAGCTCTCCGACAAGACGCTCGTGGAACTCGGCAAGGGCACCCCGGGCACGGTGAGGACGACGCTGAGCCCGGCCCTCCAGGCGGCCGCCGAGAAGCAGGTCACCAAGCAGAAGCGGGCCTCGGTCGTGGTCATGCGCCCGTCGAACGGGGAGATCCTCGCGGTGGCCAACACCAGCCACGGCTTCAACACGGCCTTCCAGGGCTCGCTGGCCCCCGGCTCCACGATGAAGGTCATCACCTCGTCACTGCTGATCGACAAGCATCTGGCGTCCGTGGACAAGGAGCACCCCTGTCCGAAGACGGTGAAGTACGGCGGCTGGACCTTCCACAACGACGACGACTTCGAGATCAAGGGCGGCACGTTCAAGGCGAGCTTCGCCCGCTCCTGCAACACGGCCTTCATCAGCCAGGCGAAGAAGCTCGGCAACGCCGACCTGACGAACCAGGCCCAGCAGGTCTTCGGTCTTTCCATGAACAACTGGGCGATCGGCGTCCCGACCTTCGACGGGTCGGTGCCGGTGCAGTCGGCGGCCCAGATGGCGGCCTCGCTGATCGGGCAGGGCGGGGTGCGGATGAACCCGCTGAACATGGCGTCGGTCGCCTCGACCATCAAGGCGGGCGTCTTCCACCAGCCGTATCTGGTCTCCCCGAGCGTGGACCACCGCAAGACGGCCACCGCCGGCCGCACCCTGTCCGCAGGAACGCTCTCCCAGCTGCGCGAACTGATGCGGTACACGGCCGCGTACGGCACGGCGGCCGAGGCGATGTCCGGTCTCGGCCCCGACTACGGCGCCAAGACGGGCTCGGCGGAGGTCGACGGCCAGAAGAAGCCCAACGGCTGGTTCACCGCGTACCGCGGTGACCTCGCGGCCGCGGGCGTGGTCCAGGCCGGCGGGCACGGCGGCGACACGGCGGGACCGATCGTGGCGGCACTGCTGAAGATGGGCAGCTGA
- a CDS encoding energy-coupling factor ABC transporter permease encodes MHVPDGFIDAPTSAVAGVVAAGALAVSLRGARRELDERTAPLAGLMAAFIFAVQMLNFPVAAGTSGHLLGGALAAILVGPYTGVLCVSVVLLMQGILFADGGLTALGVNITDMAIVTTVVSYAVFRGLVKVLPRKRRSVTVASFVAAVLSVPAAAVAFTLIYAVGGTTDVAIGKVATAMIGVHVLIGIGEAAITALTVGAVIAVRPDLVYGARGLQQRLKLRVNGELVDAPAVRPVPVAAAARSHRTLWITGLVTSLVLAGFVSFYASADPDGLEKVAHDKGIDQKAEKHASDGSPLAGYGVKDVSDSRLSGGLAGVIGVGVTVVAGSTVFWVVRRRRTNDVSPTSTASTASTASTGV; translated from the coding sequence GTGCACGTACCTGACGGATTCATCGACGCCCCCACCTCCGCGGTCGCCGGAGTGGTCGCAGCCGGCGCCCTCGCCGTGAGTCTGCGCGGCGCGCGCCGCGAGCTCGACGAGCGCACCGCCCCGCTTGCCGGACTGATGGCGGCGTTCATCTTCGCCGTACAGATGCTCAACTTCCCCGTCGCGGCCGGAACAAGCGGCCATCTGCTCGGCGGCGCCCTCGCGGCGATACTCGTCGGCCCCTACACGGGCGTGCTCTGTGTCTCCGTCGTCCTGCTCATGCAGGGCATCCTCTTCGCGGACGGCGGCCTCACCGCGCTCGGCGTCAACATCACGGACATGGCGATCGTCACGACGGTCGTGTCGTACGCGGTCTTCCGCGGCCTGGTGAAGGTGCTCCCCCGCAAGCGGCGCTCGGTGACCGTCGCCTCCTTCGTCGCCGCCGTCCTCTCCGTCCCGGCCGCGGCCGTCGCCTTCACGCTGATCTACGCGGTCGGCGGCACCACCGACGTCGCCATCGGCAAGGTCGCCACCGCGATGATCGGCGTCCACGTCCTCATCGGCATCGGCGAGGCCGCGATCACCGCGCTCACGGTCGGCGCCGTCATCGCCGTACGGCCGGACCTCGTGTACGGCGCCCGCGGACTCCAGCAGCGCCTGAAGCTGCGGGTGAACGGCGAACTCGTCGACGCGCCCGCCGTCCGGCCGGTCCCCGTCGCGGCCGCCGCCCGCTCGCACCGCACACTGTGGATCACCGGCCTGGTCACGTCCCTGGTGCTCGCCGGGTTCGTCAGCTTCTACGCCTCCGCCGACCCCGACGGCCTGGAGAAGGTCGCGCACGACAAGGGCATCGACCAGAAGGCCGAGAAGCACGCGTCCGACGGCTCCCCGCTCGCCGGCTACGGCGTGAAGGATGTCTCCGACTCCCGTCTCTCCGGCGGACTCGCGGGTGTGATCGGCGTCGGGGTCACGGTCGTCGCGGGCAGCACCGTGTTCTGGGTGGTGCGCAGGCGCCGTACGAACGACGTCTCGCCCACGAGCACGGCGAGCACGGCGAGCACGGCGAGCACGGGCGTCTGA
- a CDS encoding dolichyl-phosphate-mannose--protein mannosyltransferase has protein sequence MTSTASSTDTRQGQAPHDQRPSWQQRLRRFGYPAGHRGGDVLDRLVPPYVEPSPRLWLVLGVPRTLAERISRWSGWGGPLLVTLMAGLMRFWHLGSPKAVIFDETYYAKDAWALVHRGFEVNWDKNANDLILQKAGHVGIPSDAAYVVHPPVGKYVIGLGELIFGFNPFGWRFMTALLGTLSVLLLCRIGRRIFRSTFLGCLAGALMAVDGLHFVMSRTSLLDGVLMFFVLAAFGCLVIDRDRARARLAAALPVDADGRARPDAYIARTTWLGLRPWRWAAAVSMGLAIGTKWNGLYFLAAFIVMTILWDVGARKVAGADRRLSVVFVAESLIAWCAMSTVAVAVYLTSWIGWILSPTDGTGGYFRNWAATDGKGGMWASQPDWLRSLWHYEHEVYKFHIGLSSPHTYQSNPWSWIVLGRPVSYFYESPSPGADGCPADAGQKCAREVLAIGTPVLWWAACFAILYVLWRWAFRRDWRAGAIACGIVAGYLPWFMYQERTIFLFYAVVFVPFLCLAVAMLIGAIIGPPGSSDTRRVIGTAAAGVLVLLIAWNFIYFWPLYTGTALPIDSWRSRMWLDTWV, from the coding sequence GTGACCAGTACCGCGTCCTCCACGGACACCCGGCAGGGCCAGGCACCGCACGATCAGCGACCGTCGTGGCAGCAACGGCTGCGCCGTTTCGGCTACCCGGCGGGGCACAGAGGCGGCGATGTCCTCGACCGGCTGGTGCCGCCGTACGTGGAGCCCAGCCCGCGGCTGTGGCTGGTCCTGGGCGTGCCGCGGACGCTGGCCGAGCGGATCAGCCGCTGGTCGGGCTGGGGCGGTCCGCTGCTGGTGACGCTGATGGCGGGCCTGATGCGGTTCTGGCACCTGGGCAGCCCGAAAGCGGTGATATTCGACGAGACGTACTACGCCAAGGACGCCTGGGCGCTCGTCCACCGCGGCTTCGAGGTCAACTGGGACAAGAACGCCAACGACCTGATCCTGCAGAAGGCGGGGCATGTCGGCATCCCGTCGGACGCGGCCTATGTCGTGCATCCGCCGGTCGGCAAGTACGTCATCGGACTCGGCGAGCTGATCTTCGGGTTCAACCCGTTCGGCTGGCGGTTCATGACGGCGCTGCTGGGCACGCTGAGCGTGCTGCTGCTGTGCCGGATCGGGCGCCGTATCTTCCGCTCGACGTTCCTCGGCTGTCTGGCCGGCGCGCTGATGGCGGTGGACGGGCTGCACTTCGTGATGAGCCGCACCTCGCTGCTCGACGGCGTGCTGATGTTCTTCGTGCTCGCTGCCTTCGGCTGCCTGGTCATCGACCGGGACAGGGCACGCGCGAGACTGGCCGCCGCGCTCCCGGTCGACGCGGACGGCCGGGCCCGGCCCGACGCGTACATCGCGAGGACCACGTGGCTGGGGCTGCGCCCCTGGCGCTGGGCGGCGGCCGTGTCGATGGGGCTCGCGATCGGCACGAAGTGGAACGGCCTGTACTTCCTGGCCGCGTTCATCGTGATGACCATCCTGTGGGACGTCGGCGCACGCAAGGTGGCGGGTGCCGACCGCCGGCTCTCCGTCGTGTTCGTGGCCGAGTCGCTCATCGCGTGGTGCGCGATGTCCACTGTCGCCGTCGCCGTCTACCTGACCTCCTGGATCGGCTGGATCCTCTCCCCGACCGACGGCACCGGCGGCTATTTCCGCAACTGGGCGGCCACCGACGGCAAGGGCGGCATGTGGGCCTCCCAGCCCGACTGGCTGCGCAGCCTGTGGCACTACGAGCACGAGGTGTACAAGTTCCACATCGGCCTGTCGTCCCCGCACACGTACCAGTCGAACCCGTGGAGCTGGATCGTCCTGGGCCGCCCGGTCTCGTACTTCTACGAGTCGCCCTCGCCCGGCGCGGACGGCTGCCCGGCGGACGCGGGCCAGAAGTGCGCCCGTGAGGTCCTCGCCATCGGCACACCGGTGCTGTGGTGGGCGGCCTGCTTCGCGATCCTCTACGTCCTGTGGCGCTGGGCCTTCCGCCGCGACTGGCGCGCGGGCGCCATCGCCTGCGGCATCGTGGCCGGTTACCTCCCCTGGTTCATGTACCAGGAGCGCACGATCTTCCTCTTCTACGCGGTCGTCTTCGTCCCGTTCCTGTGTCTGGCGGTGGCCATGCTGATCGGCGCGATCATCGGCCCACCCGGCTCCAGCGACACCCGCCGCGTGATCGGCACGGCGGCCGCGGGCGTCCTGGTCCTGCTGATCGCCTGGAACTTCATCTACTTCTGGCCGCTCTACACCGGCACAGCCCTCCCCATCGATTCCTGGCGTTCACGTATGTGGCTGGATACCTGGGTCTGA
- a CDS encoding organic hydroperoxide resistance protein, which translates to MTDGTAATDGTAVDTRPTKIMYVAEATAHGGRDGYVTSQDGEIELKVAMPPELGGDGNGTNPEQLFAAGYSSCFHNALILVGNRAGYDLTGSTVAAKVGIGPNKHRGYGLAVALSVSLPVLDADVATKLVDAAHEVCPYSNATRGNIDVTIVLG; encoded by the coding sequence ATGACTGACGGCACCGCTGCAACCGACGGCACCGCTGTTGACACCCGCCCGACGAAGATCATGTACGTCGCCGAAGCCACCGCGCACGGCGGCCGGGACGGGTACGTCACCAGTCAGGACGGCGAGATCGAGCTGAAGGTCGCGATGCCGCCGGAGCTGGGCGGGGACGGCAACGGCACCAACCCGGAGCAGCTGTTCGCCGCCGGCTACAGCTCCTGCTTCCACAACGCACTGATCCTGGTCGGCAACCGCGCGGGCTACGACCTGACCGGCTCCACCGTCGCCGCGAAGGTCGGCATCGGCCCGAACAAGCACCGCGGCTACGGCCTGGCCGTCGCCCTCAGCGTCTCCCTCCCGGTCCTCGACGCGGACGTCGCGACGAAGCTGGTCGACGCGGCCCACGAGGTGTGCCCGTACTCCAACGCGACACGCGGCAACATCGACGTGACGATCGTGCTGGGCTGA
- a CDS encoding energy-coupling factor ABC transporter ATP-binding protein, whose amino-acid sequence MDPVKPSLEVAGLAFAYPDGHQALFGVDFSIERGERVALLGPNGAGKTTLVLHLNGILGGGTGTVTVAGLPVGREHMAEIRRKVGIVFQDPDDQLFMPTVREDVAFGPAAAGLKGAALEERVRTALEQVGMRDFADRPPHHLSFGQRRRVAVATVLAMEPEILVLDEPSSNLDPASRRELADILRSLDVTVLMVTHDLPYALELCPRSLILSDGVIAADGPTGELLSNDTLMRAHRLELPFGFDPRSVPATAERT is encoded by the coding sequence ATGGATCCTGTGAAACCTTCGCTGGAAGTGGCCGGGCTGGCCTTCGCGTACCCCGACGGCCACCAGGCGCTGTTCGGCGTGGACTTCTCGATCGAGCGCGGCGAACGGGTCGCGCTGCTCGGCCCGAACGGCGCCGGCAAGACGACCCTGGTGCTGCACCTCAACGGCATCCTGGGCGGCGGCACCGGCACGGTGACCGTGGCCGGGCTGCCGGTCGGCCGGGAGCACATGGCCGAGATCAGGCGGAAGGTCGGCATCGTCTTCCAGGACCCGGACGACCAGCTCTTCATGCCGACCGTGCGGGAGGACGTGGCGTTCGGTCCGGCCGCGGCCGGTCTGAAGGGGGCCGCGCTGGAGGAGCGGGTGCGCACGGCTCTGGAGCAGGTCGGTATGCGGGACTTCGCCGACCGGCCGCCGCACCATCTGTCCTTCGGCCAGCGCCGCCGGGTCGCGGTCGCGACGGTCCTTGCGATGGAGCCGGAGATCCTCGTCCTCGACGAGCCGTCCTCCAACCTGGACCCGGCCTCACGCCGCGAACTGGCCGACATCCTGCGCTCGCTGGACGTCACGGTCCTGATGGTCACGCACGATCTGCCCTACGCACTGGAACTGTGCCCGCGCTCGCTGATCCTGAGCGACGGTGTGATCGCCGCGGACGGCCCGACGGGCGAGCTCCTGTCCAACGACACGCTGATGCGCGCCCACCGCCTTGAGTTGCCGTTCGGCTTCGACCCGAGGTCCGTTCCGGCCACCGCCGAGCGGACCTGA
- the cbiQ gene encoding cobalt ECF transporter T component CbiQ yields MGAGHAHRLYRHGHSPVHTLPPHTKLAAVFAFVVVVVSTPREAMWAFGLYAVLLAYVAYLARVPAGFLLKRLLIEVPFVAFAVLMPFVAEGARVDVLGLSLSVNGLWGAWNVLAKGTLGVAASVLLAATTELRELILGLQRLRLPSLLVQIASFMIRYGDVITDEMRRMRIARESRGFEASGVRHWGVLAKSAGALFIRSYERGERVHLSMVSRGYSPTTKRVGGAPSSMPVIDEVTASRAQWSYALALPCAALVVCLLGWIL; encoded by the coding sequence ATGGGGGCCGGACACGCGCACAGGCTCTACCGGCACGGGCACTCCCCCGTGCACACACTGCCGCCGCACACCAAGCTGGCCGCCGTCTTCGCCTTCGTGGTGGTCGTGGTGTCGACCCCGCGCGAGGCGATGTGGGCGTTCGGGCTGTACGCCGTACTGCTCGCGTACGTCGCATACCTCGCGCGCGTGCCCGCCGGCTTCCTGCTCAAGCGGCTGCTCATCGAGGTGCCGTTCGTCGCCTTCGCGGTGCTCATGCCGTTCGTGGCCGAGGGCGCGCGGGTGGACGTCCTCGGCCTGTCGCTGAGCGTCAACGGCCTGTGGGGCGCCTGGAACGTGCTCGCCAAGGGCACGCTGGGCGTCGCGGCCTCCGTGCTGCTGGCCGCCACCACCGAGCTGCGTGAACTCATCCTCGGCCTGCAGCGCCTCAGACTCCCCTCGCTGCTCGTCCAGATCGCGTCCTTCATGATCCGCTACGGCGATGTCATCACCGACGAGATGCGCCGGATGCGGATCGCCCGGGAGTCGCGCGGCTTCGAGGCGAGCGGCGTACGCCACTGGGGAGTGCTCGCCAAGTCGGCCGGCGCGCTCTTCATCCGCTCCTACGAGCGCGGCGAGCGTGTGCATCTGTCCATGGTGAGCCGGGGATACTCCCCCACTACCAAACGTGTGGGCGGTGCCCCCAGTTCGATGCCGGTCATCGACGAGGTGACCGCGTCCCGGGCGCAGTGGTCGTACGCCCTCGCCCTCCCCTGCGCCGCCCTCGTCGTCTGTCTGCTGGGATGGATCCTGTGA
- a CDS encoding MarR family winged helix-turn-helix transcriptional regulator, whose translation MTHEEDAGSLLLDEQLCFALYAAQRTVTAAYRPLLDELGLTYPQYLVLLVLWERGETTVKELAAALRLDYGTVSPLLKRLAAAGLVRRERSARDERSVLVACTERGGELRERAARVPGALLTTTGLSAPEIARLREELWRLAERVEHASARP comes from the coding sequence GTGACGCATGAAGAGGACGCCGGGTCGCTGCTGCTCGACGAGCAGCTCTGCTTCGCGCTGTACGCGGCCCAGCGCACCGTGACCGCGGCGTACCGCCCGCTCCTCGACGAACTCGGCCTGACCTACCCGCAGTACCTCGTCCTCCTTGTCCTGTGGGAGCGCGGCGAGACCACGGTGAAGGAACTTGCCGCGGCCCTGCGCCTCGACTACGGCACGGTGTCGCCGCTGCTGAAGCGGCTGGCGGCGGCGGGTCTGGTGCGCCGAGAGCGCTCGGCGCGGGACGAGCGCTCGGTGCTGGTCGCCTGCACCGAGCGCGGGGGCGAACTGCGGGAACGCGCGGCGCGGGTCCCCGGCGCGCTGCTCACGACGACGGGGCTGAGCGCTCCCGAGATCGCGCGGCTGCGCGAGGAGCTGTGGCGGCTCGCGGAGCGCGTCGAGCACGCCTCCGCCCGGCCCTGA
- a CDS encoding SsgA family sporulation/cell division regulator: MSVVEQYARAHIVTEENVNMQEEPAVPVVLRYDPDADPRAVRVGLPGPHEWTFSRALLEQGLRAPAESGDVRVWPCGRVQAVVEFHSPGGVEVVQFESKALLRFLRRTYMAAEPVPH; this comes from the coding sequence ATGTCCGTAGTGGAACAGTACGCCCGTGCCCACATAGTCACGGAAGAGAACGTGAACATGCAGGAGGAACCGGCGGTCCCGGTCGTCCTGCGCTACGACCCCGACGCGGATCCCCGGGCGGTGCGGGTCGGACTTCCCGGGCCGCACGAGTGGACGTTCTCCAGAGCGCTGCTGGAACAAGGGCTGCGGGCGCCGGCCGAGAGCGGGGACGTACGGGTGTGGCCGTGCGGCCGGGTCCAGGCCGTGGTGGAGTTCCACTCCCCGGGCGGGGTCGAGGTGGTGCAGTTCGAGTCGAAGGCTCTGCTGCGGTTCCTGAGGCGGACGTACATGGCCGCCGAGCCCGTGCCCCATTGA